The following are encoded together in the Elusimicrobiota bacterium genome:
- a CDS encoding dTDP-4-dehydrorhamnose 3,5-epimerase family protein, producing MIEGVKVIALKQIPDERGKIMHMLRSDDPHFDKFGEIYFSTVYPGVIKGWHLHKLMDLNYAVVSGTIKLALYDERPKSKTKGKLMELYIGESNYVLVSIPHGVWNGFKGVGLTPAIVANCATLAHSPDEIVRMDPFSKKIPYDWSLQHR from the coding sequence ATGATCGAGGGCGTCAAGGTCATCGCGCTCAAACAAATCCCCGATGAGCGGGGAAAAATCATGCATATGCTCAGGTCCGACGACCCGCATTTCGATAAATTCGGAGAAATTTATTTCTCCACGGTTTATCCCGGCGTGATCAAGGGATGGCATTTGCACAAGCTCATGGATTTAAATTACGCCGTGGTTTCGGGAACCATCAAACTCGCGCTCTACGACGAGCGGCCCAAGTCGAAAACCAAGGGAAAACTTATGGAGCTTTATATTGGAGAGTCCAATTACGTGCTGGTGAGCATCCCCCATGGGGTATGGAACGGATTTAAAGGAGTCGGTTTGACCCCGGCTATCGTGGCCAATTGCGCCACGCTGGCCCATTCTCCCGATGAAATCGTCCGCATGGACCCCTTCTCGAAAAAAATTCCCTACGACTGGTCGCTCCAGCACCGCTAA
- a CDS encoding NAD-dependent epimerase/dehydratase family protein, producing MAVLSANPAFWRDRNVLVTGATGFLGGWLTDALVALEAQVVCVVRDEPGSSRFFLDGIHRKVSIVHGAIEDYRLMERALNEYEVDTVLHLAAQALVPIANRNPLSTFEANVQGTWTILEACRRSPTVNRIVTASSDKAYGEVEGKSYVEGTSALKAEFPYDVSKACADLIAQSYHRTFETPLAITRCGNLYGAGDLNFNRIIPGTIRSILRRERPLLRSNGTMVRDYLFVKDAVRACLALAENLHRKEIQGQAFNFSGEQPRSVLDVVALITRLMQSNLKPKILDIAKAEIQEQALSTGKANKLLKWKPAYRLENSLPETIAWYERFFGKAGVIA from the coding sequence ATGGCTGTATTGTCCGCAAACCCGGCTTTTTGGCGCGACCGCAATGTCTTGGTCACCGGCGCGACCGGATTTTTGGGCGGCTGGCTCACGGATGCCTTGGTCGCCCTGGAAGCCCAGGTGGTTTGCGTGGTGCGCGATGAACCCGGCTCCAGCCGTTTTTTCCTCGACGGCATCCACCGCAAAGTCAGCATCGTCCACGGCGCGATCGAGGACTACCGGCTCATGGAGCGGGCATTAAACGAATATGAGGTGGACACCGTGCTTCATTTGGCCGCCCAAGCCCTGGTGCCCATCGCCAATCGGAATCCGCTTTCCACGTTTGAAGCCAATGTGCAGGGCACCTGGACGATTTTGGAAGCCTGCCGCAGAAGCCCGACCGTCAATCGCATCGTAACCGCGTCCAGCGACAAAGCCTACGGCGAGGTGGAGGGAAAATCTTACGTGGAAGGAACCAGCGCTTTGAAGGCCGAATTCCCGTATGACGTCTCCAAGGCTTGCGCGGATTTGATCGCCCAATCCTATCACCGGACCTTTGAGACGCCCTTGGCCATCACCCGTTGCGGCAATCTCTACGGCGCAGGGGATTTGAATTTCAACAGAATCATTCCGGGCACCATACGCTCGATCCTCAGGCGCGAGCGCCCGCTGCTGCGCTCCAACGGCACGATGGTGCGCGACTATCTCTTCGTCAAAGACGCGGTGCGCGCCTGCCTGGCCTTGGCCGAGAACCTGCATCGCAAGGAAATCCAGGGACAGGCCTTTAATTTCTCCGGCGAACAGCCGCGCTCCGTGCTGGACGTGGTCGCGCTGATTACCCGGCTCATGCAAAGCAATTTAAAACCCAAGATTCTCGACATCGCCAAAGCGGAAATCCAGGAACAAGCCCTTTCCACGGGCAAGGCGAACAAACTCCTGAAATGGAAGCCCGCGTACCGGCTCGAAAATTCGCTGCCCGAAACCATCGCCTGGTACGAACGGTTTTTCGGAAAAGCCGGGGTGATCGCATGA
- a CDS encoding glycosyltransferase family 2 protein, whose amino-acid sequence MERGQRPLENLERQLTGQTPLLSIAIPVYNEEACIERTLTDLAGTLKRGGSPFEIIAVNNGSTDRTEEILKRLSLEKPEIRIAHLEQNAGYGGAILEGFRQAKGDILGFTCADGEVPHSSVLTMARMIEAGGADLIKGKRIGRKDGALRMLMSFGYHLIVSLLFKIHITDINGYPLLMKRTAYQKLRLNKKDWVINVEMLWEARKNHLVIAELDVPHLARAGGRSHVRLFFPFLFFIQILKLRFLTS is encoded by the coding sequence TTGGAACGAGGGCAACGCCCGCTGGAAAACCTGGAAAGACAACTGACAGGTCAAACGCCCCTGCTCTCCATCGCCATTCCCGTTTACAATGAAGAAGCCTGCATCGAGCGGACGCTCACGGATTTAGCCGGCACGCTCAAGCGAGGCGGTTCGCCGTTTGAAATCATCGCGGTCAATAACGGCTCCACGGACCGTACCGAAGAAATTCTTAAGCGCCTGTCCTTGGAAAAACCTGAAATCCGCATCGCGCACCTAGAACAAAACGCGGGCTATGGCGGCGCGATTCTGGAAGGATTCCGGCAAGCGAAAGGGGATATTCTGGGATTTACCTGCGCGGACGGGGAGGTGCCGCATTCCTCGGTGTTGACCATGGCCCGCATGATCGAAGCCGGAGGCGCGGACTTGATCAAAGGCAAACGCATCGGCCGCAAAGACGGCGCGCTGAGGATGCTCATGAGCTTCGGCTATCACCTCATCGTCAGCCTGCTGTTTAAAATCCATATTACGGACATCAACGGCTACCCGTTGCTGATGAAACGAACCGCTTATCAGAAACTACGGCTAAACAAAAAAGACTGGGTCATCAACGTTGAGATGTTGTGGGAAGCCAGAAAAAACCATCTGGTCATCGCGGAGCTGGACGTGCCTCATCTAGCGAGGGCCGGAGGGCGCTCTCATGTGCGCCTCTTCTTCCCGTTTCTCTTTTTCATTCAAATCCTGAAATTGCGCTTCTTGACCTCTTGA
- the rfbF gene encoding glucose-1-phosphate cytidylyltransferase: MQVVILCGGMGFRLREETETRPKPMVEIAGQPILWHIMKGYAHYGYRDFVLLLGYKGEVIKNYFLNYRAMNLPFTVDLARPGKIQFHGTLNQEPWKVTMVDTGVKAMTGARLKRAQPYIRAPEFMLTYGDGVTDLKIDELVKFHKTHGKIGTVTGVSPISRFGELRLKKNSPIVQSFDEKPMLGASWINGGFFVFKQKFFQYLSDLDECTLEGEPLERLAKDGQMAMHQHRGFWQCMDTYRDKVHLETLWNEGNARWKTWKDN; encoded by the coding sequence ATGCAGGTTGTGATTTTATGCGGAGGCATGGGGTTTCGGCTCCGGGAAGAAACGGAAACCAGGCCCAAACCCATGGTGGAAATCGCGGGCCAGCCCATTCTTTGGCATATCATGAAAGGGTACGCGCATTACGGGTACCGGGATTTCGTTTTGCTTTTGGGCTACAAAGGCGAAGTGATCAAAAATTACTTTTTAAATTACCGCGCCATGAATTTGCCGTTTACCGTTGATCTGGCGCGTCCCGGGAAAATTCAATTTCACGGAACCTTGAATCAAGAGCCCTGGAAAGTCACGATGGTGGACACCGGCGTCAAAGCCATGACCGGCGCCCGCTTGAAACGCGCGCAGCCGTATATCCGCGCGCCGGAATTCATGCTCACCTACGGCGACGGGGTCACGGACCTCAAAATCGACGAGCTGGTCAAATTCCATAAGACGCACGGAAAAATCGGCACCGTGACCGGAGTCTCCCCGATCTCCAGGTTCGGCGAACTGCGTTTAAAGAAAAATTCGCCGATCGTTCAATCATTCGATGAAAAACCCATGTTGGGCGCCAGTTGGATCAACGGCGGTTTTTTCGTGTTCAAACAAAAATTCTTTCAATACTTAAGCGATCTGGACGAATGCACCTTGGAAGGGGAACCCCTGGAACGCTTGGCCAAAGACGGACAGATGGCCATGCACCAGCACCGGGGTTTCTGGCAATGCATGGATACTTACCGGGATAAAGTGCATCTGGAAACCCTTTGGAACGAGGGCAACGCCCGCTGGAAAACCTGGAAAGACAACTGA
- a CDS encoding nucleotide sugar dehydrogenase: MNKTLNLLCVQPTLTLAKTIEAIGRAAKAGAPPGIAVVTDQNRKVLGIVTDGNVRRLMLKKIPLDTPVRKVMTREPIAVAKGLSPKEILASIASQTKSKGRMQTGRIDRILVLDGQGRLDDILTHYDLWRNQDVAGRSVAVIGLGYVGLTLAAVLADSGFEVTGVDINAAIVRRLAKLQPTFYERGIWAILRHARGKRFRVTTTAQFSGADVYILCIGTPLDAKGNPKLSDLESAVRFIAGKLKRGDLVVVRSTVPLGTCRNVIKPLLESTTGLEAGNEFYLVMAPERTAEGKAVEELRTLPQIIGGVNEASTELAAKLFNTITKTIVQVQSLEAAEMVKLINNAYRDLTFSFANEAALLAKRLGLDAVGLIRAANEGYPRGHVPMPSPGVGGVCLKKDPHIYVQAGKTVGLPSRLVSTGRSINESIPPLIADEIIGFLNKNDKPPRKSKIFLLGFAFKGNPPTSDTRDSCTLDVLNRLKAAGANVVGYDPIVSGQQIARWGAAPATPEQGFRRADAAVIMNNNPAYQDLDIYRLLQSMRRPALFYDGWYLFLKEEIERVPGITYAGWR, encoded by the coding sequence ATGAATAAAACGCTTAACCTTCTTTGCGTTCAACCAACCCTGACTCTGGCCAAAACCATCGAGGCCATCGGGCGCGCCGCCAAAGCCGGAGCTCCCCCGGGCATCGCCGTGGTCACGGATCAAAACCGCAAAGTTTTGGGCATTGTCACGGACGGCAATGTCCGCCGCCTGATGCTTAAAAAAATCCCGCTCGATACTCCGGTGCGCAAAGTCATGACGCGCGAGCCCATTGCCGTGGCCAAGGGACTAAGCCCGAAAGAAATCCTGGCCTCCATCGCCAGTCAGACCAAAAGCAAGGGGCGGATGCAAACCGGGCGCATCGACCGCATTCTGGTTCTCGACGGTCAGGGCCGATTGGACGATATCCTCACCCACTATGACCTGTGGCGCAACCAGGACGTAGCGGGCCGAAGCGTTGCGGTGATCGGCCTGGGCTACGTGGGCCTGACCTTGGCCGCGGTGCTGGCTGATTCGGGCTTTGAGGTGACCGGCGTGGACATCAACGCGGCCATCGTGCGGCGCTTGGCCAAACTTCAGCCCACGTTTTATGAACGCGGCATCTGGGCCATTCTGCGCCACGCCCGGGGCAAACGCTTCCGCGTCACCACCACCGCGCAATTTTCCGGCGCCGACGTCTACATCTTGTGCATCGGAACGCCGCTCGACGCCAAGGGCAACCCGAAACTTTCGGACCTGGAATCCGCGGTCCGCTTCATCGCGGGCAAACTCAAACGCGGGGACCTGGTCGTGGTCCGGTCCACGGTTCCCCTGGGAACCTGCCGCAACGTCATCAAGCCGCTTTTGGAATCGACGACGGGTTTGGAAGCGGGCAATGAATTTTATCTGGTCATGGCGCCGGAACGCACCGCCGAAGGCAAAGCCGTGGAAGAATTGCGCACCCTGCCGCAAATCATCGGCGGCGTCAACGAAGCCAGCACGGAACTGGCCGCCAAACTCTTCAACACCATCACCAAAACCATCGTTCAGGTGCAATCGCTGGAAGCTGCCGAGATGGTCAAGCTGATTAATAACGCCTATCGCGACCTAACGTTTTCCTTCGCCAATGAAGCGGCTTTGCTGGCGAAACGCCTGGGCTTGGATGCCGTCGGGCTGATCCGGGCCGCCAATGAAGGCTACCCGCGCGGCCATGTCCCGATGCCGAGCCCCGGGGTCGGCGGCGTCTGCCTCAAAAAAGACCCGCACATTTACGTTCAAGCCGGAAAAACCGTGGGGCTGCCGTCGCGCCTGGTCTCGACCGGACGCAGCATCAATGAATCGATCCCTCCGCTCATCGCCGATGAAATCATAGGCTTCCTCAATAAAAACGACAAGCCGCCGCGAAAAAGCAAAATTTTTCTTCTGGGCTTCGCCTTCAAAGGCAATCCACCGACTTCGGATACGCGCGACTCCTGCACCTTGGACGTGCTGAATCGTTTAAAGGCCGCCGGGGCGAACGTTGTGGGGTACGACCCCATTGTTTCAGGACAACAAATCGCCCGTTGGGGAGCCGCGCCCGCGACGCCGGAGCAAGGCTTTCGCAGGGCAGACGCCGCGGTGATCATGAACAATAACCCCGCTTATCAGGACCTGGACATCTACCGCCTGCTTCAAAGCATGCGGCGGCCCGCCCTGTTTTATGACGGGTGGTATCTATTTTTAAAGGAGGAGATCGAGCGCGTGCCGGGCATCACTTACGCCGGCTGGCGCTGA
- a CDS encoding CDP-glycerol glycerophosphotransferase family protein translates to MNADSMKTVFISVPYGISARNILRCAALKMLSREHRVVILSALSLDPEFVKEFQGPNILFRDLPNKLPFAFRALRKFLDIAEGYYFTGKSGIRTLQILKESLRHDLPGSFQRRRIIGFLLGWEPLLSWLRQWQPALVRCDYYDRLFEEFKPSMVFLTHTTALEEFPVAFYGRRLGIKVTAMLHSWDVINTKTGLRGAVSPLPGRLLPLHFDKLLIWNEIQHKELTDFLGYKDAEIEIVGIPQFDVYAGGRWTPRSEFIKRYGGNPDKKTIAYLAGNPNMLPKQIEVVEHLVQWLKEGRYSSPAQLLLRLHPGLDTNYLLRYRGHPDVLIDEPSIAFTAGRFSSGWKAGEDDERHLAEVLANCDVALNVLSTSTLDAAAFDRPVVSIAYDGNTPMPYYRSIARYYDWNHYQNLMRTNGLRVARSHEELLKHINGYLANPGLDAAGRKEIIRSHCFKNDGKAGERIGEALLKELETAAPSKQFFGQKVLN, encoded by the coding sequence GTGAACGCGGATTCCATGAAAACGGTTTTTATCAGCGTCCCTTACGGTATTTCGGCCAGGAATATCCTGCGCTGCGCGGCGCTCAAGATGCTCAGCCGCGAGCACCGGGTTGTTATTTTATCGGCTCTCTCTTTAGACCCGGAATTCGTCAAGGAATTCCAAGGCCCCAACATCCTTTTCCGCGATCTTCCCAATAAACTGCCGTTCGCTTTCCGCGCGCTGAGAAAATTTTTGGATATCGCGGAGGGGTATTACTTCACCGGCAAATCCGGCATCCGCACCCTGCAGATTTTAAAGGAAAGCCTGCGCCATGATTTGCCCGGCTCCTTTCAGCGGCGGCGAATCATCGGATTTTTGCTGGGTTGGGAGCCGCTGTTATCCTGGCTGCGGCAGTGGCAGCCGGCGTTGGTCCGCTGTGATTATTACGACCGTTTGTTTGAAGAATTCAAGCCGTCCATGGTTTTTCTGACTCACACCACGGCCTTGGAAGAATTTCCCGTGGCTTTTTACGGACGCAGGCTGGGCATCAAGGTCACGGCCATGCTGCACAGTTGGGACGTGATCAACACCAAAACAGGATTGCGCGGAGCCGTCAGCCCGCTTCCGGGCAGGCTATTGCCGCTTCATTTCGACAAACTATTGATCTGGAATGAAATCCAGCACAAGGAATTAACGGATTTTTTGGGCTACAAAGACGCGGAGATCGAAATTGTCGGCATCCCTCAATTCGACGTTTACGCCGGCGGCCGCTGGACGCCGCGCTCCGAGTTCATCAAGCGTTACGGAGGAAATCCCGATAAAAAAACCATCGCTTATCTGGCGGGCAATCCGAATATGCTGCCCAAACAAATCGAGGTGGTGGAACACCTGGTTCAATGGTTGAAGGAAGGCCGCTATTCGTCGCCCGCGCAACTTCTGCTGAGGCTTCATCCGGGTTTGGATACTAATTATTTACTGCGCTATCGCGGGCACCCGGATGTTTTAATCGACGAGCCCAGCATCGCATTCACCGCGGGCCGTTTTTCTTCCGGTTGGAAAGCGGGCGAGGATGATGAGCGGCATTTAGCCGAAGTCTTGGCCAATTGCGACGTGGCGCTTAACGTGCTCTCCACCAGCACCCTCGACGCCGCGGCGTTCGACCGCCCGGTCGTTTCCATCGCTTATGACGGCAATACCCCTATGCCCTACTACCGTTCCATCGCCCGGTATTACGACTGGAACCACTATCAGAACCTGATGCGCACCAACGGCCTGCGCGTGGCCAGGTCCCACGAAGAATTGCTCAAACACATCAACGGATACCTGGCGAACCCCGGATTAGACGCCGCGGGCCGCAAAGAAATCATCCGTTCCCATTGCTTCAAAAACGACGGGAAAGCCGGCGAGCGCATCGGCGAAGCGCTGCTGAAAGAACTCGAAACCGCGGCGCCGTCTAAACAATTTTTCGGTCAAAAAGTGTTAAATTGA
- a CDS encoding B12-binding domain-containing radical SAM protein, protein MAKVLFLYPNLRAESLIPPCITLLSRLLKDRGHTVDLFDSTNYDIPLEFHRVDTDKMKEQNLNVRPTDSWKRERKKGDVFHDFESKVEEFSPDLIAVTVTEATFMVGITLMKSIKQYDIRNIWGGVFPTFAPMRAIGFPEVEMLCVGEGENCLTDLCELIDKKQDYSKVTNLWFKKPGGEIIKNAITKPVDINELPTNLDVGLFLEREPDRSIRPMGGKLYRMLPVETHRGCPYTCAFCNSPSQNVLYAEQTQSSFFRKKRVDRIRQELLYYRDNWGVQYNFMWADTFFAWTPQEMAEFAEMYQDIKLPFWCQTRPETVKRDILEMLKGVGLDRISYGIEHGNLKFRREVVNRRYPDEVIAQAGNITRELSIPFNGNNIIGYPTETRALSFETIELNRKIPTDTMSCSIFQPYYGTPLRDLAVKHGFMDKDFICPSNSDDTVLKMPGYSSEEIRGLRRCFAMYTRFPKDRWPEIKEAEKMTPEGDKKWEALRDEFMETFYGKKPESEF, encoded by the coding sequence ATGGCTAAGGTATTGTTTTTGTATCCGAATTTGAGGGCGGAAAGCCTGATTCCTCCCTGCATCACCTTGCTTTCCCGGTTGCTTAAAGACCGGGGCCATACCGTTGATTTGTTCGATTCCACGAATTACGACATTCCTCTTGAGTTTCACCGGGTGGACACGGATAAGATGAAGGAGCAGAATCTCAACGTCCGGCCCACGGATTCTTGGAAGCGCGAGCGCAAAAAAGGCGACGTCTTCCATGATTTTGAGAGCAAGGTCGAAGAATTTTCCCCGGATTTGATTGCGGTCACCGTGACCGAAGCCACGTTCATGGTCGGGATCACGCTGATGAAATCCATCAAGCAGTACGACATCCGCAATATTTGGGGCGGCGTGTTCCCCACCTTCGCTCCGATGCGGGCCATCGGGTTTCCTGAAGTCGAGATGCTTTGCGTGGGCGAGGGAGAGAATTGCCTGACTGATTTATGCGAGCTGATCGATAAAAAACAAGACTATTCCAAGGTTACGAATCTGTGGTTTAAAAAACCCGGCGGCGAAATCATCAAAAACGCCATCACCAAGCCCGTGGACATTAATGAATTGCCGACGAATTTGGACGTTGGTCTTTTCTTGGAGCGCGAGCCGGACCGGTCCATCAGGCCCATGGGCGGCAAGCTTTATCGCATGCTGCCGGTGGAAACCCATCGGGGCTGCCCCTATACTTGCGCCTTCTGCAATTCGCCGTCTCAGAACGTCCTTTATGCGGAGCAGACGCAATCGAGCTTTTTCCGCAAGAAGAGGGTGGACCGTATTCGCCAGGAGCTTCTTTATTACAGGGACAATTGGGGCGTGCAATACAATTTTATGTGGGCGGATACGTTTTTCGCTTGGACGCCCCAGGAAATGGCCGAATTCGCGGAAATGTATCAGGACATCAAACTGCCCTTTTGGTGCCAGACCCGTCCGGAAACAGTCAAGCGCGATATTCTGGAAATGCTCAAGGGCGTCGGCTTGGACCGCATCAGCTACGGCATCGAGCACGGCAATTTGAAATTCCGCCGCGAAGTGGTCAATCGCCGCTACCCGGATGAAGTCATCGCCCAGGCCGGCAACATCACCAGGGAATTGAGCATCCCTTTCAACGGGAACAATATCATCGGTTACCCGACGGAAACGCGCGCGTTGTCCTTTGAGACCATCGAGCTCAACCGCAAAATCCCGACGGACACCATGTCCTGCTCCATTTTTCAGCCGTATTACGGCACTCCGTTGAGGGATTTGGCCGTCAAACACGGGTTCATGGACAAGGATTTCATCTGTCCGTCCAATTCGGACGATACCGTGCTGAAAATGCCCGGTTATTCTTCGGAAGAAATCCGAGGGCTGCGCCGCTGCTTTGCCATGTACACGCGTTTCCCGAAAGATCGTTGGCCGGAGATCAAAGAGGCGGAAAAAATGACTCCGGAAGGCGATAAGAAATGGGAAGCTCTGCGCGACGAGTTTATGGAAACGTTCTACGGCAAAAAGCCCGAAAGCGAATTCTAA
- a CDS encoding N-acetylneuraminate synthase family protein: MKKQHAQTLLTIGPRKIGPGQPVFFIAEIGVNHNGSLDRAKELIAIAAEAGCDAVKFQKRNLSATYLKRVLDDPNREEQSFSYILPIFKEFEFDEGQYHELVDFAASKNVIFMCTPFDEPSVDFLEKFGLLAYKVASADLTNFVLLEKLTALKKTLILSTGMSTLDEIDQTVAFLKSKKAAFALLHCSSTYPAPLADLNLRLLPKLAERYGVCAGYSGHEPVLGPTVAAVALGAAIVERHITLDKNMEGPDHAASLEPAEIKELMRLIRDVETALGSGVKLMSRGEILNREVLGKSLVAAKAIAKGQAIARNMVTAKSPGKGLSPQFLYKIVGKKAKRDLAADDVFEERDLHGEGKRLKVPTMGGRWGLKTRFAEADFAAGFHSPILEFHMSDRDLDFPWDKTKRFNQELYLHAPEYMGRRMVDLAHPDNERRMAAVSVLQRTIDKARELAPSFKGTPSIVIHVGGMDLELNDNAGKLLDLAADSVRRLDAKGVTLLPENLPPRPWYFSGQWYQNAFVRAEEMARFCKDLNLGMTFDLSHAQLYCNCYGKELEDYAQIVAPYTRHLHIADGAGIQGEGLQIGEGQIDFKRILSILGRGRWSWVPEIWRGHHYGYRGFIVALERLSKIPQLKNR, translated from the coding sequence GTGAAAAAGCAGCACGCTCAAACCCTTTTAACGATCGGCCCCAGGAAAATCGGTCCGGGGCAGCCCGTCTTTTTTATCGCGGAAATCGGCGTTAATCATAACGGCAGCCTCGATCGCGCCAAGGAATTGATCGCGATCGCGGCAGAGGCCGGCTGCGATGCGGTGAAATTCCAGAAGCGGAATCTTTCAGCGACTTACCTGAAGCGGGTTTTGGACGACCCGAACCGGGAAGAACAGAGTTTCTCCTATATTCTGCCTATTTTCAAAGAATTCGAGTTCGACGAAGGCCAATACCACGAACTGGTTGATTTCGCAGCCTCAAAGAACGTCATTTTTATGTGCACCCCTTTTGATGAACCCAGCGTGGATTTCCTTGAAAAATTCGGCCTGCTCGCTTATAAAGTCGCTTCCGCTGATTTGACGAATTTTGTTCTCTTGGAAAAATTGACCGCTTTGAAAAAGACGCTGATTCTATCCACCGGCATGTCGACCCTCGATGAGATTGATCAAACCGTCGCGTTTTTGAAATCAAAAAAGGCGGCGTTCGCTTTATTGCATTGCAGCAGCACGTACCCGGCTCCGTTGGCCGATCTTAATCTGCGCCTGCTGCCGAAACTTGCCGAACGCTACGGCGTATGCGCCGGGTACTCCGGGCACGAACCGGTTCTGGGGCCCACGGTCGCGGCCGTGGCCTTGGGCGCGGCCATTGTCGAACGCCATATCACCTTGGATAAAAATATGGAGGGGCCCGATCATGCCGCGAGTTTGGAGCCGGCCGAAATCAAAGAGCTGATGCGTTTGATCCGCGACGTGGAAACCGCTCTAGGTTCCGGCGTCAAGCTCATGAGCCGGGGCGAAATTTTGAATCGCGAAGTTTTGGGCAAAAGCTTGGTTGCCGCGAAAGCGATTGCCAAAGGGCAGGCTATCGCCCGGAATATGGTCACGGCCAAAAGCCCGGGCAAGGGGCTGTCCCCCCAGTTTCTGTACAAAATCGTCGGTAAAAAGGCGAAAAGAGATTTGGCTGCGGATGATGTGTTTGAAGAGCGCGATCTTCACGGCGAGGGCAAACGCCTGAAGGTCCCGACAATGGGCGGACGCTGGGGTTTGAAAACGCGTTTCGCCGAAGCTGATTTCGCGGCAGGGTTTCATTCCCCCATCCTTGAGTTTCATATGTCCGACCGGGACCTTGATTTTCCCTGGGACAAAACCAAACGGTTCAACCAGGAACTCTATTTGCACGCCCCGGAATATATGGGCCGGCGCATGGTGGATTTGGCGCATCCGGACAACGAGCGGCGCATGGCCGCGGTCAGCGTGCTGCAGCGCACCATTGACAAGGCCAGGGAGCTGGCGCCCTCGTTCAAAGGGACGCCCAGCATCGTGATTCACGTGGGCGGCATGGATTTGGAGCTCAACGATAACGCCGGGAAGCTGCTTGATCTGGCGGCTGATTCCGTCAGACGTTTGGACGCCAAAGGCGTCACGCTGTTGCCGGAAAATTTGCCGCCTAGGCCCTGGTATTTTTCCGGGCAGTGGTATCAAAACGCTTTTGTCAGGGCCGAGGAAATGGCCCGTTTCTGCAAAGATTTGAATCTGGGCATGACCTTCGACTTATCCCATGCGCAGCTTTATTGCAATTGCTACGGCAAAGAGCTCGAGGATTACGCGCAAATCGTGGCCCCTTATACCCGGCACCTGCATATCGCGGATGGAGCCGGCATCCAGGGCGAGGGGCTTCAAATCGGCGAAGGCCAAATCGATTTTAAGCGCATTCTCTCGATTCTCGGTCGCGGCCGATGGTCCTGGGTTCCGGAGATTTGGCGCGGGCATCATTATGGCTACCGGGGCTTTATCGTGGCTTTGGAGCGTTTGTCCAAGATTCCTCAATTGAAAAACCGATGA
- a CDS encoding NAD(P)-dependent oxidoreductase yields MNVLVTGAAGFVGYHLSSHLLARKFRVTMVDDNSRGPKDKFFDELTRQPGAKFLKLDLADPRSYEQLGKGYDAVFHLAAINGTKNFYEKPDEVLRVDLLAVIYMLEWFVSSGSRKFLFASTSETYAGSDVPIPTPETVPLVVADPFNPRWSYGGSKIAGELLVINYARRRGFPFSILRYNNVYGPRAGYDHVIPAFIMRLLKKEDPFRIYGADHTRTFCYAEDAASASVLAMESPKADGKIIHIGSDLEGEIVIRDLARMMFELFNAAPRVEELPAPAGSPLRRRPLLAVLNRDLGFTPKISIREGLLRTYDWYKKNGQ; encoded by the coding sequence ATGAACGTCCTCGTCACCGGCGCTGCCGGATTTGTGGGCTATCATTTAAGCAGCCATTTATTGGCGCGCAAATTTCGCGTGACCATGGTGGATGACAACTCGCGCGGCCCCAAGGACAAGTTTTTCGACGAGCTGACCCGGCAGCCGGGCGCTAAATTTTTGAAGCTCGATCTGGCGGATCCCCGCTCTTATGAACAATTGGGCAAAGGTTATGACGCGGTGTTTCATCTGGCCGCGATCAACGGCACCAAGAATTTTTATGAGAAGCCCGATGAAGTGCTGCGCGTCGATCTTTTAGCCGTGATTTACATGCTCGAATGGTTCGTAAGTTCGGGCAGCCGCAAATTTTTGTTCGCTTCGACCTCGGAAACCTACGCCGGGTCGGATGTGCCCATCCCCACGCCCGAAACCGTGCCCTTGGTCGTTGCCGATCCTTTTAATCCGCGCTGGTCTTACGGCGGCAGCAAAATCGCCGGGGAGCTTTTGGTGATCAATTACGCCCGGAGACGCGGGTTCCCTTTCTCCATTTTGCGCTACAACAATGTTTACGGCCCGCGCGCCGGCTACGATCATGTGATCCCGGCCTTCATCATGCGCCTGTTAAAGAAAGAAGACCCGTTTAGGATTTACGGCGCGGATCACACGCGGACTTTCTGCTACGCCGAGGACGCGGCCTCGGCGTCGGTTTTAGCCATGGAGAGCCCCAAAGCCGACGGCAAAATCATCCACATCGGCAGCGATCTTGAAGGAGAAATCGTGATACGCGATTTAGCCCGGATGATGTTTGAGCTTTTTAACGCGGCTCCGCGCGTGGAAGAACTTCCCGCGCCTGCCGGCAGTCCGTTGCGCCGCCGGCCCTTGCTCGCCGTATTGAACCGTGATTTAGGATTCACGCCAAAAATCTCCATTAGGGAAGGACTTTTGCGCACTTATGACTGGTATAAAAAGAATGGGCAATAA